A region of Salvia splendens isolate huo1 chromosome 17, SspV2, whole genome shotgun sequence DNA encodes the following proteins:
- the LOC121773736 gene encoding denticleless protein homolog: METSRSQSFFLDLKLREVNGFRVRKRPYIGNDSLGFDPIGAVAIEHDGEPSPPMALSFCKTSKNAHILALADEAGYVTLTDTRKKLLDNDSFQENAEKAKVTEWVAHENAVFDLCWIKDDANMLTASGDQSIKIWDTQERKCIRALLGHTGSIKSISCHPSNQELVVSGSRDGSFAVWDTRCSKSVHNSRVQPLSIVQEAHTSSGRRRCRRGKAESMSITSVLYLKDEVSLATAGAVDSIIKFWDTRYLKAPVTQACPKSESSTEEKRLHGISSLSQDLNGMFITASCMDHRVYLYNVLQLEKGPIKTFSGGRTESFFVKSAISPDAAHILSGSSDGNAYIWQVDKPQMDPIVLKSHDGEVTAVNWCPSEMGKVATCSDDFTVRLWNIQSSCYSNMRSPSSLRKRVRALPRVERRKLFADEPSNSKSNEDTNSRTPITMPEMRTPESQKKLSFSFEVKQDLVRTPETEARSPSSVLNPPPSLKRKTIRDYFPVPFNKLSSAKSSFPECTDQ, translated from the exons ATGGAGACCTCCAGATCTCAATCATTTTTCCTAGACTTGAAGCTTAGAGAAGTCAATGGATTCCGAG TACGAAAGCGGCCGTATATCGGAAACGATTCGCTAGGTTTTGACCCAATCGGAGCTGTAGCGATCGAGCACGATGGCGAGCCTTCGCCCCCAATGGCTCTGTCTTTCTGCAAG ACCAGCAAAAATGCGCATATTCTTGCTCTAGCTGATGAGGCGGGGTATGTCACATTGACTGATACGAGGAAGAAATTATTGGATAATGATTCGTTCCAAGAGAATGCAG AGAAGGCTAAGGTGACTGAGTGGGTAGCTCACGAAAATGCTGTATTTGACTTATGCTGGATTAAG GATGATGCAAATATGTTAACCGCCTCAGGAGATCAAAGT ATTAAGATTTGGGACACACAAGAGCGTAAGTGCATAAGAGCTTTGCTGGGACACACTGGAAGTATTAAGTCCATCAGCTGCCACCCTAGTAATCAGG AGTTAGTTGTCTCTGGTTCAAGAGATGGATCGTTTGCTGTATGGGATACCAGATGCTCCAAGAGTGTCCACAATTCACGTGTACA GCCTTTATCTATAGTGCAAGAAGCACATACTTCTTCAGGTCGAAGACGCTGCAGGCGTGGAAAG GCTGAATCAATGAGTATCACATCAGTGCTTTATCTCAAAGATGAAGTTTCTCTTGCGACTGCTGGAGCAGTTGACAG cATAATTAAGTTCTGGGACACACGGTATCTCAAAGCTCCAGTTACTCAAGCATGTCCAAAGTCAGAATCATCAACCGAG GAAAAGAGATTACATGGCATATCTAGCCTGTCTCAAGACTTAAACGGGATGTTTATCACTGCCTCATGCATGGATCACAG GGTTTACCTGTATAATGTGCTTCAGCTTGAGAAGGGCCCAATAAAAACATTTTCTGGAGGCCGAACTGAGTCTTTCTTTGTGAAA TCAGCGATCAGCCCTGATGCAGCTCACATACTCAGCGGTTCTAGTGATGGGAATGCCTACATATGGCAGGTGGACAAACCCCAGATGGATCCTATTGTTTTGAAAAGCCATGACGGAGAAGTCACAGCAGTAAACTG GTGTCCATCAGAGATGGGGAAAGTGGCAACTTGCTCAGACGATTTCACA GTTCGTCTTTGGAACATCCAAAGCAGTTGCTATTCAAATATGCGATCTCCTTCGTCACTGAGAAAGAGAGTCCGGGCTCTTCCAAGGGTGGAGAGGCGAAAACTGTTCGCAGATGAGCCATCAAACTCAAAAAGCAACGAAGACACCAACTCCCgtactcccataacaatgccaGAAATGAGGACACCAGAATCCCAGAAGAAGTTGTCCTTTAGTTTTGAAGTGAAACAGGACTTGGTGAGAACTCCAGAAACTGAAGCCAGAAGCCCTTCTTCAGTTCTAAACCCTCCTCCCTCGCTGAAAAGGAAAACCATCCGAGACTATTTTCCTGTTCCATTTAACAAACTCTCTTCTGCTAAGTCTAGCTTTCCAGAGTGCACGGATCAATAA